One window from the genome of Oryctolagus cuniculus chromosome 1, mOryCun1.1, whole genome shotgun sequence encodes:
- the PRDM12 gene encoding PR domain zinc finger protein 12 translates to MMGSVLPAEALVLKTGLKAPGLALAEVITSDILHSFLYGRWRNVLGEQLFEDKGHHASPKTAFTAEVLAQSFSGEVQKLSSLVLPAEVIIAQSSIPGEGLGIFSKTWIKAGTEMGPFTGRVLAPEHVDICKNNNLMWEVFNEDGTVRYFIDASQEDHRSWMTYIKCARNEQEQNLEVVQIGTSIFYKAIEMIPPDQELLVWYGNSHNTFLGIPGVPGLEEEQKKNKHEDFHPADSAAGTAGRMRCVICHRGFNSRSNLRSHMRIHTLDKPFVCRFCNRRFSQSSTLRNHVRLHTGERPYKCQVCQSAYSQLAGLRAHQKSARHRPPSAALQAHSPALPAPHAHAPALAAAAAAAAAAAAAHHLPAMVL, encoded by the exons ATGATGGGCTCCGTGCTCCCGGCGGAGGCCCTGGTGCTCAAGACGGGGCTGAAGGcgccggggctggcgctggcggAGGTCATCACCTCCGACATCCTGCACAGCTTCCTGTACGGCCGCTGGCGCAACGTGCTGGGCGAGCAGCTCTTCGAGGACAAgggccaccacgccagccccaagaCGGCCTTCACCGCCGAGGTCCTGGCGCAGTCCTTCTCCGGCG AGGTGCAGAAGCTGTCCAGTCTGGTGCTGCCGGCCGAAGTGATCATCGCGCAGAGCTCCATCCCCGGCGAGGGCCTCGGCATCTTCTCCAAGACGTGGATCAAGGCGGGCACGGAGATGGGCCCCTTCACCGGGCGCGTGCTGGCACCCGAGCACGTGGACATCTGCAAAAACAACAACCTCATGTGGGAG GTGTTCAATGAGGACGGCACCGTGCGCTACTTCATCGACGCGAGCCAGGAGGACCACCGGAGCTGGATGACCTACATCAAGTGCGCCCGGAATGAGCAGGAACAGAACCTAGAGGTGGTCCAGATTGGCACCAGCATCTTCTACAAGGCCATTGAG ATGATCCCCCCGGACCAGGAGCTGCTGGTGTGGTATGGGAACTCACACAACACCTTCCTGGGCATCCCCGGGGTGCCcgggctggaggaggagcagaagaAGAACAAGCACG AGGACTTCCACCCTGCGGACTCCGCAGCCGGCACGGCGGGCCGCATGCGCTGCGTCATCTGCCACCGCGGCTTCAACTCCCGCAGCAACCTGCGCTCGCATATGCGTATTCACACGCTGGACAAGCCCTTCGTGTGCCGCTTCTGCAACCGCCGCTTCAGCCAGTCGTCCACGCTGCGCAACCACGTGCGCCTGCACACGGGCGAGCGCCCCTACAAGTGCCAGGTGTGCCAGAGCGCCTACTCGCAGCTGGCCGGCCTGCGCGCGCACCAGAAGAGCGCGCGCCACCGGCCGCCCAGCGCCGCGCTGCAGGCGCACTCGCCCGCGCTGCCCGCGCCGCACGCGCACGCGCCcgccctcgccgccgccgccgccgctgccgccgccgccgccgccgcgcaccACCTGCCGGCCATGGTGCTGTGA